In Prionailurus viverrinus isolate Anna chromosome F2, UM_Priviv_1.0, whole genome shotgun sequence, the sequence gctctgcactgtcagtgcagagcccaatgtggggcttgaacccacgaaccatgaaatcatgacctgagcccaagtcggatgccactgaggtgcccctccaccaaatatttaaagcagagttaatattattcttctcaaactattccaaaaaatagaagagaaagaaaatctaccaaactcattctatgaggccagcattaccctgattcccaaaccagataaacacaccactaaaaaataaaactacaggccaatagcTCAGGTGAGCATAGAcgtaaaaatccttaacaaaatattagcaaagtgaatccaacagtacattaaaaaaaatcattcgtcacaatcaagtgggatttattccagggtgCAAATGTGGTccgatatttgcaaatcaatgaatgtgatacatcatatcaacatgagaaagaataaaaaccatatgatcatttcagtagatgcaggaaAGGCATTTGACAGAAGTACAACATTGATTTATgacaaaaaaccctcaacaaagtaggtttacaaaagggaacatacctcgacataataaaggtcatatatgaaaaaacccacagctaacatcacactcagtgaggaaaacctgagagctttccccctaaggtcggGAACAgccaaggatgtccactctcaccactgttattcgacatagtcctggaagtcctagccatgggattcagacaagaaaaagaaataaaggctatCAATTGgtaagggagaagtaaaactttcCCTATTTCCAGATAACACAATACTATAAACAGAAAGCCACAGAAAGCTGGAGAAAACAAGACACACTGGCGCTCCAGGGAGGAACGTCTCAGACACAAGTCACTGAAAGGTTTAAAGTCACAGGATGGAAATTTACATCCCAGGCGACTATCGACCAAAAGGAAACAGCTGCACCCAGGATCCTGGGATGGGAGGTGCACTAGTGTCTTCACTGGCCAGAGGAGGGCCCCTTGGGACCAAGAGCCAGCATGGGTCCCTTTTGCAACCTGCTCAGTAGGCACCTAGAAGGACGGAGGCCCCTGAGCCACAGGTGCAGACGAATGCACTGCATGAGCCCTTGGGCTTTCAGAGGCTTCTCCAGCAACCACCCAGAATAGAGACGCATTGGGCCATGTCAAGGGCACTGCAAGAGACAGCTGCATAGGAGAAGCACCTGCCACAGAAGGTGTCAGGTCTAAACACCTGCCCGCCTTAGAGAGTGTGAGGACAGCTTAGGATGGCAAGATTCAGTGACacccttctttctgtcttccacTCTGTTCCATCTCAAGCTGGCTGGCATGttgggtggcagagggagagaactaGGAGGAGGGCAACATGCACACACGTGAACACACACCCTCCTACTGCTGGCTGCAGACTCATGCAGACCCAAGTTCGAAGCAGTGAgctctgtgtttttaaaagtgtaGGACAGGGAAGCAGAATATGAATGATACAGACTCAGACTCAGGGGCCAGAGTTGATCctggggaggaagcaggaagcacAAAGGTATGGAGCTTGGAGAAGCCCTGATCCCTACAAAGCCATTTGTGTTCTCCACGGCATCGGAGAACCCAGGGGCGAAGAGGACACCGCGCGCCGGGCAGCGGCTGGTGTGTGCACACGAGGGCTGTATGTGCTCAGGCGTTTGTTCATTCAAGAAACACagactgaatctttttttttttaaatttttttttttcaacgtttatttatttttgggacagagagagacagagcatgaacgggggaggggcagagagagagggagacacagaatcggaaacaggctccaggctctgagccatcagcccagagcctgacgcggggctcgaactcccggaccgcgagatcgtgacctggctgaagtcggacgctcaaccgactgcgccacccaggcgccccatcacagACTGAATCTTAAGCCATGGCACCCCTGCAGGCCATGAGGCCGGGCTGGGAAGATCAAGCTAGAAGGCCGGCATGCTGCGCGTGGACTCCCTTGACCTCTCAGAGCTGCCCACAAGACCGCGGAGTCCTGACTGGATGCGTAAGGTGCAAGACGCTGTGGGATCCATTCTCTGGTTTTCGGATTGCTGGTTTGTTTCCAGCCGGTTATTACACCGGAATGGGAGCTCCGAGCATcagtcagctcggagcccggggGCACCTCCCCTCCCTAGGATGGCTGTGGGAGCACTCCCTGTGTTCACAGCTCTAGACCAGGTGGCTGGGGCCCTGCCCCCTACTGTCCTCAGCAGGCAGCAGGCGAGGGGCCGCTGTTGCCTTTGACCCTCAGCAACCTGGGGACTgtgtcccacccccactccggCCGAAGCAGCCTCTATGCACTGGTAGCCGGGGACCACCTGCAGAGGACCAGGGGCCTCGAGACCTATTGCCTTTTCCCAGACCCGCTCTTTGGGGGTGGAACGAGCACCGGACCCAACCCAAGTCCTAGAAGACAAGCGGCATCGCACGTCTAGCTGCACATCCCCAGGGAACCCGCCTTCCGGTCCCCCAACACCAGGCCTCATCACTCAGTCCCTGTCTCTCCCAGGCCTTGGGGCCTGGTGGTAAACGGCCGTTATTTGGCGCACTGCGTTGTCTGCACTTCAGCCGTGCTGGAAACCAGGCAGAGTGTGTCGTGCTGTCGTGAGCTTCCGAGACGTGTCTCTTGTCCCTCAGTGCCGTCCTGTCACCTGACCCTCCACGGTCGCGCGTCCTTCCCACGTGGGCCCTGGGACAGCGCTCCCCACTCGCGTTGGGAAGCCCGCTGTGTGCCCGGACACGATGACGCGCTTGTCCTGCGCCACGTCCCGTGGCGGCTCCTGCTCACTACAGCGCGGAAGGACGGGTGCACGCACTCCTTTCCAACCCCGCAAATTCAGCGGTGGGAACGCACCGCCGCAGAGACCCTGCTCCCCGACTGGGCCTTGGCCGGTGGTCCCCACTTCGGCCGGCTCTTCCTATCGCCCACACTCTTGTTGGCAGCGCAATGCAGTGGAAATACGTGCGTGGAAGCCGCTGGGTCCCAGGGCCCCTTAAGAGCCGCGCTTCCAGAAGAGGGGCCGCCTGGACCCGCGGTGGGCAGACGACGGGGGGCGGGGACAGTCCCCGCTGGGGGCGGGGCCCGAGGCGCTGTTGCAGTTGGCTCGCGGGCCTCCAGAGGGCGCCCACGACTCCCGCCGCCTGGGCCGCcgctgggggtggagggtgggcagcAGGCGGGGCCGGCTTGGCCTGGGCCGCTGTGGCTTCAGCCTGCTCCTCTGCCGAAGCAAGGCGTGCCCACCGTTCGGGGCTGAGGCACGCGCACGTGGCAGCTTGCTGAAGGGGCCTGGGCAGTCGTGACTCCTCGCCCCGCCGAAGACTCCCCGGGGCAACGACTGGAGCAGGGACAGGATCCCACTGAAGTAACGTTGAAGAACGCAGATCTTGGCCCTTCCCACCGACACCCGCACGCAGCCTCCGTGCTGCCTCCAGAGCCCCAGCTGCGGCTACCCCatcgccccctcccctcccctccccaaatcacGGTCAGGGCTGGGGGCCCAGAGGAGCCAGGGCCGCGGGGCCCCTGTGACACGTTGGGGGCCCTGGGGGTGGCAGGAACCCAGGGCTTGTGTCccctcatctgaaaatgggaaCGACGATGGCCAGAGCCACCTCGGGGGAACCCCGCCTGACGTGGGTGAGGTGCCCTGGGACCCCCAAACCCGGGATCCACCCTCCAGAGGGTGGGAGCCCACGCCCACAGCCCCCATTGTGGACTTGATCCTCCCGCCACTGGCCTGAGCTCTGGGTCCGCACCCCTGAGCGCAGGCTTCCGGGTGAGAAAGGAGGGCCTGGGCACGGAGCGCCGCCCCTGCGGGGGgccacacggggggggggggggggcaggcaagCGGTGCCTCATTTCCCCGCCTGAGGAGTGGCTTGCTCGTGTCCTGGGCATTCGCTGCCCCAGAGCTGAGGCAGCAGAGCCAGCGAGACGGGGTGCCGGCCACATGGGTGCCACCCACGGTTGGGTCGCCGGAGTCCCCTAAGTGCCCTGAAAGCCCTCCCGGCGGGGACCCTTGTCGGCTCACGTGGGCGTTCCCTGCACCCAGCCTATGATCTGGGAAGAGCGGGCAGAAGGCACGTCGGTTTGTGGGACTCACGGCTGCCCACTGCTTCCTGCTCTGGTCCTCgtagaaaggagaggagaacagCGCAGGCCCCTGCGTCTCTCGATTAGATAAGGGGCCCCATCCATCttgctcccttcccccaccgGGGAGGAGGGAAGTGCTCACGACCCCGCCAGCCCCACTCAGCCCCCGATCCAgaccctgccctgctctccaCATCCAGCAGCCAGCAGGCCTTGCGAAATCGTGGCACAAGGTGCCCATCCGTCTCTTCTGGAGGCCTCCAGCCCTGACCCCCGCCGCGGGTTTCCTGGCCTGGTCCAGGGACGACTTCTCCCATGACGCGATCAGGCCGCAGGCCCAGGCCTCCAGCGAGATAAAAGAATTGGGCCGACGGGGGGCGGAGGGAGCAGCACGATGGCATTCGGGGCAAAGGCACGAGTGTGGCTGGCAGGGCCCTGGCCGTCCCCGGGCAGGGCACGGGCACCGGGCGCCGGAGCCGCTCCGGCCCCCAAGGCGGTGCTGCCCTTCGAAGCCATACCGCGCTGTCCCGGCAACAAGTGGATGAGATTGCTGCAGATCTGGAAGGAGCGGCGCCTGGAGAACCTTCACCTGGAGATGCACCAGCTCTTCCAGGAGCTGGGGCCCATTTTCAGGTAAAGGCCTCCCCGCCCACCTCAGCCACAGCACCTGTGCGGCTCTCCCTAGCGGCTGCTGAGTCCGGGCCAGGCGCACTGCCGCCTGTGCTCTGCGTCCCCGTCCCCGGGGAGGCGGGGTGGGTGCCGAGCAGCGGGGGTTCTGGGCCTGGCACCTGGAGACTGCGGCtcttggggaggagggagcactCCCTGGCCGCGGCTGAGAGGGCAGAGCGCGGACAGCAGAGCAGGAGAGGCTTGGGTCAGACCGCGGCAGGGACTGCCCGCTCCGGGAGAGCCCCAGTCCGGGAGCAGGGACGGGCCCACGGGAGACGGGCCGCCTCGGTCCTGCACAGTGAGGCCTGGGGGAGGGCACGGGTCCCCCAGCAGGGCTCTGAGCTTTGTCCCACAGGTATGACGTGGGAGGGACACGCATGGTGCTCCTGATGCTGCCCGAGGATGTGCAGAGGCTACAGCAAGTGGACGGCCATCAACCGTGGCGGCCGCCCCTGGACCCCTGGCTGGCCTACCGACAGCATCGCGGGCACAAATGTGGCGTGTTCTTGCTGTGAGAGGGAGTCTgggcgggcaggggcggggaggggcggggcagggctgaTGGCAAGCGGGCCTGCCCAAGGCCCGTCCAGGTTGGGGCGGGAGAGCGGCCGCCGGCTCCCGCTGGGTGCCCACCCCTTGGGGATCATATGTGTCCTGGGGCTGAGGAGGGGCGGCGGGGCCACGGCCTCAGAGAGGAGGACGGATGATCGCTGCCATCAGGGAGCCCCCAGGCTGCACAGGCCTCCGCGGACTCCCCGTGCGGGGTGGGCTTCTCCCTTCCTACAGGTCAGGGCGGGAAGCCCAGGGCAGCAGGAGGAGAGTCGGTCGGGGCTAGGGGCTCAGGAACGTGTCAGCATGTGCTGTGCTGGGGCCTGAGGACCCACTGGCATTGACTAGAGCCCAGGTGGCTGAGGAGGAGAGAggccggggctggggagggggggttggggagaagggGGACGGGGGAAGAAGGCACCTTTGCCCGGGAGCTAAGCTgtaggtgggtgggtgtgtgagcacgtgtgtgtgtgtgtgcgtgtgtgtgtgtgtgtgtgtgcgcacgagtgtgtgtgtgtgcatgtgtgcgtgtgtgtcctCTTGGGTGGACAGGGGACGTGGGACCGGCCCAGAAGCATCATTCTCAGAGcagggggggttggagggagaagGTTGCCGGGGGCCCCTCACTCTGGAGCTGGCTggcccacctctcccctgccttcAGGGACAGGGAGAGCCCGGACAGCTGCTGACGTGCCAGCCAAGGGGCCTGCAGGTGTGCGTGAGCAAACTCCACGAACCCAGGCGGCACTGCCAGGCAGAAGTTCTGGGCTCAGCCCCACCTTCGACGGGGGCACCCTGGGCCCAGCACACGAGGCCTCCCTGAGGGAAAGGGCTGGCGCTCACGCCCCCAGGCAGGCAGCCTGCCCCCTGGGACCAGCGGGCCGCTCCCTGCCTCGCCCCTTCCCCTTGGAGACGAGGAAGATGGGTCCAGGGCTGGCCCCAGGCTGCTGACTCGGGCTCCCCTGAAGCGCCTCTCTCTGCTCTACAGAAACGGGCCCGAATGGCGCATGAACCGACTGAAGCTGAACCCAGACGTGCTGTCGCCTCGGGCCGTCCAGAAGTACCTGCCCATGGTGGACTGGGTGGCCAGGGATTTCTCGAAGGCCCTGAGGTCGAGAGTGCTGCAGAATGCCCGGGGGAGTCTGACCGTGGACATCCAGCCCAGCATCCTCTACTACACCATAGAAGGTCCGCGGGgtcagggtgggagggaagggggtcaGGGCTCGGGGAAGCCGGGACCGGCCGGGAACGGGGCCGAGGCCCCCGTGACGCTGCCGGCCACCCTGGGCTCAGCAACCGTTCCCTGTCCACAGCCAGCAATCTAGCCCTTTTTGGAGAGCGGCTGGGCCTCCTTGGCCCCAGCCCAAGTCCTGCCAGCCTGAACTTTCTCCGGGCTCTGAAGGTCATGTTAAAGTCTACTACGCAGCTCATGTTCGTGCCCAGGGTCCTATCGCGCTGGACAAGCACCCAGCTGTGGAAGGAGCACTTTGAGTCCTGGGACTACATCTTCCAGTATGGTGAGGGCCAGAGACCGGGCAAGCGCTGAATGCCAGGGACACCAGGGTCCCCGGTTTCCTGTCACCacaggctgggggagggctgAGGCCGCCTCGGGGGCCTTTGTGGCCCCGAGACGCTTGGCGGGGAGTCTGGGCCGGGCCGGTGCTGAGCACGTGGCACGGGGCAGGCGGGCTGATGGGCAGGGGCATGAGGAGAAGTGCCCCGGCCCCTGTCTCTCCGTGCCCCACAGCCAACAATGCCATCCAGAAAACCTACCAGGAGGTGGCCCTCAGCCGCCCGGAGCACTACAGCGGCATCGTGGGGGAGCTGCTGACGCACGCGGACCTGAGCCTCGAGGCCATCCGGGCCAACTCCATCGAGCTCACCACCGGGAGCGTGGACACGGTCAGGACAGCAACCAGCCCTGCCCTAGGCCATGGGGCCTCCTGACCCCAGGCTGCCTGCCCCCCGTGCCCGTGTCTCCTTCAGGCTCCTGTTCTGAGCTGACGGAAGGCTctgccctggggcggggggcccGGGAACTGACCCTCAAGGGAAGGGGTCTGCAGTTCCCCGAGTGGGATGCCACACTCTAGGCCCAGTGCAGGGTGGACGAGCCCAGAGACGTGAGCAGCACAGACACCATTCAGTCGCCTGGGtcctgggaagaggggaagggccgCGATGCAGCTGGAGGGCTGCCTGCACCAGGAACCCTTCCCAGGCACAGAGTCCATTTGGCCCCAGGTCAGAGATGCTTTGGAGGTGACGGGCGGATGACAGAAAGGGGCGCACAGGGCTCCAGCTTGTGCGAGAGAGAACAGATGGCATGCAGCCTGCGGGTGGGGGCAGGCCGCAGGGTGTGGAGTGCAGCCAGAGCCTCCTGGCCCTCCACCCCAGGTTCACGCACCAGCATCTGTGATGTCGTGCTCTGGGCCGGGCACCCGGGGCTCCGAGGAGAGGCACAGGCCTGCGGTGGAGAAAACTCCCCAAATTTCCAGCCGACTCAGGGGCCGGGGCGGGCCGTCCGTGTTCCGACCACAAGGTCTGGGCTGACCTGCCTGCGGGTGTCCGGGCGACAATCCTACTGGGTGCCAACGGTTTGGGGCAgtagaacacccccccccccccatacacacccGTGAGAGGAAGGACCCCAGAGGAGGGTGAGAACCAGGCCTCgaaggggctggaggaggcctgGATCTTTACTGAGCCTGGGGACACCTTCCCTGAGGGAGTCAGGTGTTAGGTTTTAGATCCTGAGGTCCCAGATCCCTGGGAGGAGTCCTTCTCCGGGCGTCCACGTCACCGCGGATCTGaggcgacccccccccccccgcaagggAGGACCGTCATCCGGGGTCGAGAGGCCCCGGGAGCTGAGGTGCGTGGCCTGGGCCAAGGTCTGAGCCCTGCACCCGTGGCTCCTGCAGACGGTCTACCCCCTGTTGATGACTCTCTTTGAGCTGGCTCGAAACCCTGAAGTGCAGCAGGCCCTACGCCAGGAGAGCCTGGGGGCCGAGGCCAGGATCTCGCAGGATCCCCAGAGCGCAACCTCGGAGCTGCCCCTGCTGCGGGCGGCCCTCAAGGAGACCTTGAGGTGGGTGTGGCAGGCCCCGGCTGCCGCCTCTGTCCTGGCCCCACTGTCTGGACAGCAGTGCTCAGGGAGCCTGCGGCCAGGTCCTGGGGCTGAGAAGCGGCTTCGCCCAAGATGCAACCCTGTACCTCGTCCCGTTCTCCCGAAAGGGTTAGGAGCTCTTCTCCCCCTGGGATCCCACTTCAATGCCCCGGGCCCCATCCTCGGCCGTGTCCGCCGTGTCCGGGGGCTGCTCAGGCTCAGGGAACTTTGTCTGACTCAGGAGGTGCAAGGAAGCAGCTCCTCGTGATCTAGGCTTCCCGCTGCCAGAGGCGACCCGGGAGGGTGGCTGGCAGCTCCCCCAGGCCGGTGCATCCTGGGATAGGAAGGTGACCGAAGGGAAGCGAGGGTCCCAGGGACAGCTGAGGACCCTGTCGGGTGCCCCCATCCACAGGCTGTACCCCGTGGGGATGTCTGTGGACCGAAAGGTGACCTCGGACGTGGTGCTGCAGAACTACCACATCCCGGCAGGGGTGAGTGAggccccacagcccctccagcagaCGCCAAGCCCGCGTGACCTTCTCACTCCTGGGGCCACcgaccccgcccctccccacctctccgcAGACAGTGGTCAAGGTGCAACTCTACTCCCTGGGTCGAAACCCCTCTGTGTTTGAGAGGCCCGAGTGCTACCATCCCCAGCGCTGGCTGGACAACAGGGGCTCTGGCACCAGATACCCACACCTGGCCTTCGGCTTTGGTCTGCGCCAGTGCCTGGGGCGGCGCCTGGCAGAGGCAGAGATGCTGCTGTTGCTGCACCACGTGAGCGGGCCTGGGTGGCCCGGGGGCGGGACGGGATGCGACCGGGCAGGGCGTGGCCTGCgggtgggcggggcctgggggtgCCGGGTGGGCTGCTTGGGGACCACCGGCCTCTCCTTCTCCTCCGCTGCGCCTGACCCGAAAGGTAGGGTCCAGAAAGGCGAGGGAAGGTGGACCAGGACATCGGGGTTGACCATTTGGCCAGGTGGAACCCGTG encodes:
- the LOC125156496 gene encoding cytochrome P450 11B1, mitochondrial yields the protein MAFGAKARVWLAGPWPSPGRARAPGAGAAPAPKAVLPFEAIPRCPGNKWMRLLQIWKERRLENLHLEMHQLFQELGPIFRYDVGGTRMVLLMLPEDVQRLQQVDGHQPWRPPLDPWLAYRQHRGHKCGVFLLNGPEWRMNRLKLNPDVLSPRAVQKYLPMVDWVARDFSKALRSRVLQNARGSLTVDIQPSILYYTIEASNLALFGERLGLLGPSPSPASLNFLRALKVMLKSTTQLMFVPRVLSRWTSTQLWKEHFESWDYIFQYANNAIQKTYQEVALSRPEHYSGIVGELLTHADLSLEAIRANSIELTTGSVDTTVYPLLMTLFELARNPEVQQALRQESLGAEARISQDPQSATSELPLLRAALKETLRLYPVGMSVDRKVTSDVVLQNYHIPAGTVVKVQLYSLGRNPSVFERPECYHPQRWLDNRGSGTRYPHLAFGFGLRQCLGRRLAEAEMLLLLHHVLKSFLVETLRQEDVKMTYQFVFVPSTPPLLTFRAIN